In a single window of the Deinococcus aetherius genome:
- a CDS encoding peptidase C39 family protein, translated as MRPLLFLALLLAGGAEALTMTYPNSTTILHERAGDWVAAERRGVEVRGDLLTLTPGTLMGTLTSTALKVAPFDELVPSWNAVTPGSGSVSVEVRAQTGGGWSRWFSFGTWSSGEGRSSLNGQKDGAGQVLTDTLRLGARASAYQYRVTLRGAGTAVRLLAFNTSDRSKRTAGLGQPGDRRAWGKVNDVPQRSQMLYPDGGEVWCSPTSVSMILAGHGVNVTVPQAAKGTYDRAYDGTGNWPFNTAYAGALGLRAFVTRLPSLAEAERYTAAGVPLAVSLGWKKGELPGAPISYSDGHLMVLVGFDAAGNPVLNDPAAPTDAGVRRTYPRAAFERLWLTHSGGLGYVIAPPGARVP; from the coding sequence ATGCGCCCACTCCTCTTCCTGGCGCTGCTCCTCGCGGGCGGCGCGGAGGCCCTGACGATGACGTACCCGAACTCCACGACGATCCTCCACGAGCGCGCGGGCGACTGGGTGGCCGCCGAGCGGCGCGGGGTGGAGGTGCGCGGCGACCTCCTTACCCTCACACCGGGCACTTTGATGGGCACGTTGACGAGCACCGCCCTGAAGGTCGCCCCCTTCGACGAACTCGTGCCGTCGTGGAACGCGGTGACGCCGGGGAGCGGCAGCGTCAGCGTGGAGGTGCGGGCGCAGACAGGCGGCGGCTGGAGCCGCTGGTTTTCCTTCGGCACCTGGAGCAGTGGGGAGGGGAGAAGCAGCCTGAACGGGCAGAAGGACGGGGCCGGACAGGTGCTGACGGACACGCTGCGGCTGGGCGCCCGGGCGAGTGCCTACCAGTACCGGGTGACCCTGCGCGGGGCGGGGACGGCGGTGCGCCTCCTCGCCTTCAACACCAGCGACCGCTCGAAACGGACGGCGGGGCTGGGGCAGCCGGGCGACCGCCGGGCGTGGGGCAAGGTGAACGACGTGCCCCAGCGGTCGCAGATGCTCTACCCGGACGGGGGCGAGGTGTGGTGCAGCCCCACCAGCGTCTCCATGATCCTCGCCGGGCACGGGGTGAACGTGACCGTGCCCCAGGCGGCGAAAGGCACTTACGACCGGGCGTACGACGGAACGGGCAACTGGCCCTTCAACACCGCCTATGCCGGGGCGTTGGGCCTGCGCGCCTTCGTCACCCGCCTCCCCAGCCTCGCCGAGGCGGAGCGTTACACGGCGGCGGGAGTGCCCCTGGCGGTCAGCCTCGGGTGGAAGAAGGGCGAACTGCCGGGCGCCCCGATCAGCTACAGCGACGGGCACCTGATGGTCCTGGTGGGCTTCGACGCGGCGGGCAACCCGGTGCTGAACGACCCCGCCGCCCCCACCGACGCGGGCGTTCGCCGCACCTATCCCCGGGCCGCCTTCGAGCGGCTGTGGCTCACGCACAGCGGGGGGCTGGGGTACGTGATCGCGCCGCCCGGGGCGAGAGTACCCTGA
- a CDS encoding alpha/beta fold hydrolase, with protein sequence MPTHHQIVVNGVRLHYVEVGNPQGPLAVLLHGFPEFWRAWERQIEPLARAGFRVVVPDLRGYNLSEKPPGVSAYRVGTLQEDVAALIRALGQGRAHVVGHDWGGIVAWALAIRQPEVVDRLVILNAPHPARARQVARKPAQWRRSWYIFFFQLPWLPERFLHRFGAWALHGTNPQAYTDEDRRLYREAWDQPGAATAMINYYRALRRSRRARRESASGAQVRVPTLVIWGQRDVALLPELADGLDRWVPDLRVVRLPRASHWVMRDEPVRVNNLLVEFLSGALVEASVPT encoded by the coding sequence ATGCCGACCCATCATCAGATCGTCGTGAACGGGGTGCGCCTCCATTACGTCGAGGTGGGGAACCCGCAGGGCCCGCTCGCCGTGCTTCTCCACGGCTTTCCCGAATTCTGGCGGGCGTGGGAGCGGCAGATCGAACCGCTGGCCCGCGCGGGCTTTCGGGTCGTCGTGCCCGACCTGCGGGGGTACAACCTCAGCGAGAAGCCGCCGGGCGTGAGCGCTTACCGGGTGGGCACCCTCCAGGAGGACGTGGCGGCCCTGATCCGCGCGCTGGGGCAGGGGCGGGCGCACGTCGTCGGGCACGACTGGGGCGGTATCGTCGCCTGGGCGCTGGCGATCCGGCAGCCGGAGGTGGTGGACCGGCTGGTGATCCTGAACGCGCCGCATCCGGCCCGGGCGCGGCAGGTCGCCCGCAAGCCCGCGCAGTGGCGGCGCTCGTGGTACATCTTCTTCTTTCAACTTCCCTGGCTACCGGAACGGTTCCTGCACCGCTTCGGCGCGTGGGCGCTGCACGGCACGAATCCACAGGCGTACACCGACGAGGACCGGCGCCTGTACCGGGAGGCCTGGGATCAGCCGGGCGCCGCCACCGCCATGATCAACTACTACCGGGCGCTGCGGCGCTCCCGCCGGGCCCGCCGCGAGAGCGCGTCGGGGGCGCAGGTGCGGGTGCCTACCCTGGTGATCTGGGGCCAGCGGGACGTGGCGCTCCTCCCCGAACTCGCCGACGGGCTGGACCGCTGGGTGCCGGACCTGCGGGTGGTGCGCCTTCCCCGCGCGAGCCACTGGGTCATGCGCGACGAGCCGGTGCGGGTGAACAACCTGCTGGTCGAGTTCCTGTCCGGGGCGTTGGTGGAGGCGAGCGTCCCGACGTAA
- a CDS encoding alpha/beta hydrolase, giving the protein MAVFVQGIRVTFSPPPGAVALVGDFTDWRKKPALPVMEGQPITLTLPRGAWVEYAWLDAAGVPFADPDNPQRSLNPWWPYPRAAVVGEYARHPLWQGPDATQKGTTHRLSWPGSVFPGTRRAIVHTPHGHDPGVPTPVYYVQDGVAFYRTGRLGEVMDRAVERGLASGAVLVFVEPGDRSEEYYLNDRYLDFLQGEVFPRVEGEHVTVSERGLWGASLGGLISLYLGSAHPDLFRRVVSHSGAFIARPTATDPDGTINTTTAGEWLRGRLEGEPPRHLRLSLDTGVLEWLTGPNRRMAALLADAGLPHQYREYPSGHNWVTWREALPEAFLYMQGG; this is encoded by the coding sequence ATGGCCGTTTTCGTGCAGGGCATCCGCGTCACCTTCTCCCCCCCGCCCGGTGCCGTGGCCCTGGTCGGCGACTTCACCGACTGGCGCAAGAAGCCCGCCCTGCCCGTGATGGAGGGTCAGCCCATCACGCTGACGCTCCCGCGCGGCGCCTGGGTCGAGTACGCCTGGCTGGACGCGGCGGGCGTACCTTTTGCCGACCCCGACAACCCGCAGCGGTCGCTCAACCCCTGGTGGCCCTACCCCCGCGCCGCCGTGGTAGGCGAGTACGCGCGTCACCCCCTCTGGCAGGGCCCGGACGCGACGCAAAAGGGCACGACCCACCGCCTGTCCTGGCCCGGCAGCGTCTTCCCCGGCACCCGCCGCGCCATCGTCCACACGCCGCACGGGCACGACCCGGGGGTTCCCACGCCCGTCTACTACGTGCAGGACGGGGTGGCCTTCTACCGCACGGGCCGCCTGGGCGAGGTGATGGACCGGGCGGTGGAGCGGGGGCTGGCCTCGGGGGCCGTCCTCGTCTTCGTGGAGCCGGGGGACCGCAGTGAGGAGTACTACCTCAACGACCGCTACCTCGACTTCCTGCAAGGCGAGGTCTTCCCGCGAGTGGAGGGCGAGCACGTCACCGTCTCCGAGCGGGGGCTGTGGGGCGCGAGCTTAGGCGGGCTGATCTCGCTGTATCTGGGCAGCGCACACCCCGACCTCTTCCGGCGGGTGGTCAGCCACTCGGGAGCCTTCATCGCCCGGCCCACCGCGACGGACCCGGACGGCACGATCAACACGACCACGGCGGGCGAGTGGCTGCGGGGGCGGCTGGAAGGGGAACCGCCCCGCCACCTCCGGCTCAGCCTGGACACCGGCGTCCTCGAATGGCTGACGGGCCCGAACCGGCGCATGGCCGCCCTCCTCGCCGACGCGGGGCTGCCCCACCAGTACCGCGAGTACCCCAGCGGGCACAACTGGGTGACGTGGCGCGAAGCCCTGCCCGAGGCGTTCCTGTACATGCAGGGGGGGTAA
- a CDS encoding DUF421 domain-containing protein: MPLLHAMLVLALVVGFQRLLAYLVIRSERVETFVEGTPVELVRDGVIGLEALGCEDLFERLRAQGVRQLGEVHRAYFEQDGDLSLFVRAQGAPAGLPVVPPWDLEPPRHLPASENHVGEVACTNCGTLLTPVGPLPPLWVRHLDARHHRPARRRGRSGPGRWGERPRPPRNGFRLSLRPGSRAAPTAAPARCVRQEICPAPARSTAPSGGA, translated from the coding sequence GTGCCGCTGCTGCACGCGATGCTGGTGCTCGCGCTCGTGGTGGGCTTTCAGCGGCTGCTGGCCTATCTGGTCATCCGCAGCGAGCGGGTCGAGACCTTTGTCGAGGGCACGCCCGTCGAACTCGTGAGGGACGGGGTGATCGGTCTGGAGGCGCTGGGCTGCGAGGACCTCTTCGAGAGGTTGCGGGCCCAGGGGGTGCGCCAGCTTGGGGAGGTTCACCGCGCTTACTTCGAGCAGGACGGCGACCTCAGCCTCTTCGTGCGCGCCCAGGGCGCCCCGGCGGGCCTCCCGGTCGTGCCGCCGTGGGACCTGGAGCCGCCCCGGCACCTCCCGGCCAGCGAGAACCACGTGGGCGAGGTCGCCTGCACGAACTGCGGGACGCTGCTCACGCCGGTTGGGCCCCTGCCCCCGCTGTGGGTGCGACACCTGGACGCCCGCCACCACCGACCCGCTCGGCGGCGGGGGCGGAGCGGGCCGGGGAGGTGGGGGGAGCGGCCACGGCCCCCCAGGAACGGGTTCCGCCTGAGCCTCAGGCCTGGGTCTCGCGCGGCACCCACTGCGGCCCCGGCTCGATGTGTTCGGCAGGAGATTTGCCCGGCTCCAGCCCGCTCGACCGCGCCGTCTGGAGGGGCGTGA
- a CDS encoding MGMT family protein: MANDALGEVTEANFRQRVLALVARIPPGRVMTYGQLALLAGRPGPGGARLAGFVMGSLAGKAQTDEEALPWQRVINAQGRVSTHKLGFGDVQEHLLEAEGVTFDESGRCDLARLQWWPEEEGRDAPPDALL, from the coding sequence GTGGCGAATGACGCCCTCGGGGAGGTGACGGAGGCGAACTTCCGCCAGCGAGTCCTCGCCCTCGTGGCCCGCATTCCGCCGGGGCGGGTGATGACGTACGGGCAACTCGCGCTCCTCGCGGGGCGACCCGGGCCGGGCGGGGCGCGGCTGGCGGGCTTCGTCATGGGCAGCCTCGCGGGAAAGGCCCAGACGGACGAGGAGGCGTTGCCCTGGCAGCGGGTGATCAACGCCCAGGGCCGCGTGAGCACCCACAAGCTGGGCTTCGGGGACGTGCAGGAGCACCTGCTGGAGGCCGAGGGGGTGACCTTCGACGAGTCCGGGCGCTGCGACCTCGCCCGGCTGCAATGGTGGCCGGAGGAGGAGGGCCGGGATGCCCCCCCGGACGCCCTGCTCTGA
- a CDS encoding 2Fe-2S iron-sulfur cluster-binding protein, giving the protein MTQITVEGYGVITAREGERLVLALERGGVDILHRCGGQARCTTCRVSFSEGEPTVMTVAERDKLAEKGLLGTARLSCQIECHGDMSLTPLQTARSSGLEPGKSPAEHIEPGPQWVPRETQA; this is encoded by the coding sequence ATGACGCAAATTACGGTCGAGGGGTACGGGGTTATCACAGCGCGCGAGGGCGAGCGGCTGGTGCTCGCGCTGGAGCGGGGCGGGGTGGACATCCTGCACCGCTGCGGGGGGCAGGCGCGCTGCACGACCTGCCGGGTGAGCTTCTCGGAGGGCGAGCCCACGGTCATGACCGTCGCCGAGCGGGACAAGCTGGCGGAAAAGGGGCTCCTCGGCACGGCCCGCCTCTCCTGTCAGATCGAGTGCCACGGGGACATGAGCCTCACGCCCCTCCAGACGGCGCGGTCGAGCGGGCTGGAGCCGGGCAAATCTCCTGCCGAACACATCGAGCCGGGGCCGCAGTGGGTGCCGCGCGAGACCCAGGCCTGA
- the ruvX gene encoding Holliday junction resolvase RuvX, translating into MTEPPAPPAPVVLALDVSKSRIGFAVSMGRLAFGRGSVDRRRLPLDLKAVRLKVEETGAGLLLLGLPLRTDGAHSPSADRVRAFGRILADKGYRVEYQDERFTTRRARALGAPDEDEAAAVQILELYLMGREGQSAPG; encoded by the coding sequence ATGACCGAGCCGCCCGCTCCCCCCGCCCCCGTCGTCCTCGCGCTCGACGTGAGCAAGAGCCGCATCGGGTTCGCGGTGAGCATGGGGAGACTGGCCTTCGGGCGCGGCAGCGTGGACCGCAGGCGGCTGCCCCTCGACCTCAAGGCGGTGCGGCTCAAGGTCGAGGAGACGGGCGCGGGGCTGCTGCTCCTCGGCCTGCCGCTGCGCACCGACGGGGCGCACAGCCCCTCGGCGGACCGGGTGCGCGCCTTCGGGAGAATCCTGGCCGACAAGGGTTACCGGGTCGAGTACCAGGACGAACGCTTCACCACCCGCCGCGCCCGCGCGCTCGGCGCCCCCGACGAGGACGAGGCGGCGGCGGTGCAGATTCTGGAGCTGTACCTGATGGGCCGGGAGGGGCAGTCGGCACCCGGGTGA
- a CDS encoding nucleotidyltransferase domain-containing protein, with translation MTGSRMLEEVVRDLRAEEGVLAVFLAGSHARGEANEHSDVDVEVLVSSEAQVRNATLYRDGLLFSVGRSTVAHRERAFTDPQTALWNLTALRTGVPLHDPDGVFADLQGRARAFGWASFEEAARARAAHLLAGAVEDVHKVMGGLSRGDDAKVAYACLSLTFELGDAALLETGTLIPTENRYLTLARDAWPDPAWRSAYGTLVGLTGEVVRARGRAALTAFGRAVALTRRVEDHDRTLAHEAARRVQGFLGGA, from the coding sequence ATGACGGGTTCAAGGATGTTGGAGGAGGTCGTGCGGGACCTGCGGGCCGAGGAAGGCGTCCTCGCCGTCTTCCTGGCGGGCAGCCACGCGCGGGGCGAGGCGAACGAGCACAGCGACGTGGACGTGGAGGTGCTGGTGTCGTCGGAGGCGCAGGTTCGCAACGCCACCCTGTACCGGGACGGCCTGCTGTTCAGCGTCGGGCGGTCCACGGTCGCCCACCGGGAACGGGCGTTCACCGACCCGCAGACTGCCCTCTGGAACCTCACGGCTCTACGAACGGGCGTGCCCCTCCACGACCCGGACGGCGTCTTCGCCGACCTTCAGGGCCGGGCGCGGGCCTTCGGGTGGGCAAGTTTTGAGGAGGCTGCACGCGCGCGGGCGGCGCACCTCCTGGCCGGGGCGGTCGAGGACGTGCACAAGGTCATGGGTGGTCTTTCTCGCGGCGACGACGCCAAGGTCGCCTACGCCTGCCTGAGCCTGACCTTCGAGCTGGGCGACGCTGCCCTCCTGGAAACCGGCACCCTGATCCCCACCGAGAACCGTTACTTGACCCTGGCGCGGGACGCCTGGCCCGACCCGGCGTGGCGGTCGGCCTACGGCACACTCGTCGGCCTGACCGGGGAGGTCGTGCGGGCGAGGGGACGGGCGGCCCTCACCGCCTTCGGGCGGGCCGTCGCGCTCACCCGCCGGGTCGAGGATCACGACAGGACCCTGGCCCACGAGGCGGCCCGGCGTGTCCAAGGGTTCCTCGGCGGGGCTTGA
- a CDS encoding enoyl-CoA hydratase-related protein, with product MTAQPVILAQTRAGVRTLTLNRPDRLNAANDALLLTLTEELRLADADPAVRVVVITGAGRGFCAGQDLGDVSGRDMTFTEHLRATYNPLIRAIRGLSKPVITAVNGVAAGAGASLALSGDIRLWAGSASLIEVFSNIALVPDSGSTWFLPRLVGYHRAFELMALAGRVGAQDGLRLGLCEHVYPDERFADEVQAYAERLAARPANALKLTKQALNFALTTTLDQALDREAELQQLAGDHWEHEEGVRAFKEKRAPEFVREG from the coding sequence ATGACGGCACAACCCGTGATCCTCGCCCAGACCCGCGCGGGCGTCCGCACCCTCACCCTCAACCGCCCGGACCGCCTCAACGCCGCCAACGACGCCCTGCTCCTCACGCTGACCGAGGAATTGCGGCTGGCCGACGCCGACCCTGCCGTGCGCGTCGTCGTGATCACGGGTGCGGGGCGGGGCTTCTGCGCCGGGCAGGATCTGGGCGACGTGTCGGGGCGCGACATGACCTTCACCGAGCACCTCCGGGCGACCTACAACCCCCTGATCCGCGCCATCCGGGGCCTGAGCAAGCCCGTGATCACCGCCGTCAACGGGGTCGCGGCGGGGGCGGGGGCGAGCCTCGCGCTCTCCGGCGACATCCGGCTGTGGGCGGGGTCGGCCAGCCTGATCGAGGTCTTCTCCAACATCGCCCTCGTGCCGGACTCGGGAAGCACGTGGTTCCTCCCGCGTCTGGTGGGCTACCACCGCGCCTTCGAGCTGATGGCCCTCGCCGGGCGGGTGGGGGCACAGGACGGGTTGCGCCTGGGCCTGTGCGAGCACGTCTACCCCGACGAACGGTTCGCGGACGAGGTGCAGGCCTACGCCGAGCGGCTGGCGGCGCGGCCCGCCAACGCCCTGAAGCTCACCAAACAGGCGTTGAACTTCGCCCTGACGACCACCCTCGACCAGGCCCTCGACCGGGAGGCCGAACTCCAGCAGCTCGCCGGGGACCACTGGGAACACGAGGAGGGGGTGCGCGCCTTCAAGGAGAAGCGGGCGCCGGAGTTCGTGCGTGAGGGTTGA
- a CDS encoding adenine deaminase — MRAPGGERAERQRLVRVARGLEEGDLLVRGAGVVQPATGEVFAADVLVAQGRVAALVGAGSGTRAARTVEARGAFLAPGFMDAHVHIESSLLTPARFAEAVLPRGTTAVVAEPHEVVNVLGAPGLAWMLEAGRGSGLRVFASVPSCVPASEFERGGARMDAAEVEAALRLPGVLGLAELMNYPGVLGGDPHVWDVLDAGRGGRVDGHAAGVTGRDLMAYAAAGVHSDHEATTPEEARERLRAGLWLMVREGSAARNLEALLPVLRGRPRRAMLVSDDVSVDELLGLGHLDRLLRACVAGGLHPADAVALVTCNPAEYWGLPDLGLVAPGYHADFVLLRDLTGFEVLETFVGGQEARAGGVTPPLPGGGVDLGPGWDTATFEVPGHWPVMEVRPDQITTGVGEPGTGDARLVVADRYGRGEHAACWTSGTGMKGGALAVSILHDAHHVAVLGGTDVDVRAAGRALEALGGGVVVVAGGEVRAGLPLPFAGLMSDLPPREAAARLAEVTAAARSLGCTLPYPVTTLSFLGLSVIPALKLTPRGLLDVTAWRLLPREEEGGHGAPGRRLERAGGGGA; from the coding sequence ATGAGGGCACCGGGCGGGGAACGAGCGGAACGGCAGCGGCTGGTGCGCGTGGCGCGCGGGCTGGAGGAGGGTGATCTCCTCGTGCGGGGGGCAGGGGTCGTGCAGCCCGCGACGGGAGAGGTGTTCGCGGCGGACGTGCTCGTCGCCCAGGGGCGGGTCGCCGCTCTCGTCGGCGCGGGCTCGGGCACGCGGGCGGCGCGGACGGTGGAGGCGCGCGGAGCCTTCCTCGCCCCGGGCTTCATGGACGCCCATGTCCACATCGAGTCGAGCCTGCTGACGCCCGCCCGCTTCGCCGAGGCCGTGCTGCCGCGTGGCACGACGGCGGTCGTCGCCGAGCCGCACGAGGTCGTGAACGTGCTGGGGGCGCCCGGGCTCGCCTGGATGCTGGAGGCGGGGAGGGGGTCGGGCCTGCGCGTCTTCGCCTCGGTGCCGTCCTGCGTGCCCGCGAGCGAGTTCGAGCGGGGCGGGGCGCGGATGGACGCGGCGGAGGTGGAAGCGGCCCTGCGGCTCCCGGGCGTCCTGGGCCTCGCCGAACTGATGAACTACCCCGGGGTGCTGGGCGGTGATCCCCATGTCTGGGACGTGCTCGACGCGGGGCGGGGCGGGCGGGTGGACGGTCACGCGGCGGGGGTGACGGGCCGCGACCTGATGGCCTACGCGGCGGCGGGCGTCCACTCCGACCACGAGGCGACCACCCCGGAGGAGGCCCGCGAGCGGCTGCGCGCGGGGTTGTGGCTGATGGTGCGCGAGGGCTCGGCGGCGCGGAACCTGGAGGCTCTGCTCCCCGTGCTGCGGGGGCGCCCCCGCCGCGCAATGCTCGTCAGCGACGACGTGAGCGTGGACGAACTGCTGGGGCTGGGCCATCTCGACCGCCTGCTGCGCGCCTGCGTGGCGGGCGGCCTCCACCCCGCCGATGCCGTGGCGCTCGTGACCTGCAACCCCGCCGAGTACTGGGGCCTGCCCGACCTGGGGCTCGTCGCGCCCGGGTATCACGCCGACTTCGTGCTCCTGCGCGACCTGACAGGCTTCGAGGTGCTGGAGACCTTCGTGGGCGGGCAGGAGGCCCGGGCCGGAGGCGTCACCCCACCCCTCCCCGGCGGCGGGGTGGACCTGGGGCCGGGGTGGGACACGGCGACCTTCGAGGTGCCGGGGCACTGGCCCGTCATGGAGGTGCGGCCCGACCAGATCACGACCGGGGTGGGCGAGCCGGGCACCGGGGACGCGCGGCTCGTGGTCGCCGACCGCTACGGGCGCGGCGAGCACGCGGCGTGCTGGACCTCAGGCACGGGGATGAAGGGCGGCGCCCTGGCCGTCAGCATCCTGCACGACGCCCACCACGTCGCGGTGCTGGGGGGCACGGACGTGGACGTGCGGGCGGCGGGCCGGGCCCTGGAGGCGCTGGGCGGCGGCGTGGTCGTGGTGGCGGGGGGCGAGGTGCGCGCCGGCCTCCCCCTTCCCTTCGCGGGCCTGATGAGCGACCTGCCCCCGCGCGAGGCCGCCGCCCGGCTTGCGGAGGTCACGGCGGCGGCCCGCTCGCTGGGCTGCACCCTCCCTTACCCCGTCACCACCCTCAGCTTCCTGGGCCTGAGCGTGATTCCGGCCCTCAAGCTCACCCCGCGCGGCCTGCTGGACGTGACGGCGTGGCGGCTTCTGCCGCGCGAGGAGGAAGGGGGTCACGGCGCCCCCGGAAGGCGGCTCGAACGGGCGGGGGGGGGAGGCGCCTGA
- a CDS encoding long-chain fatty acid--CoA ligase: protein MQGNMMDVPLTIPFILERARSIFAGREVVSLLPGGRDEAGQPIPRKHRTTYGEVADRALRLAAGLQGLGLQPGDRVATLAVNSYRHLEAYLGVPSGGFVIHTVNIRLHVDQVAWILGHAEDRVLIVENVFAGLIPAIRAACPKIEHVFVLGPTPAPVEGAEDYDAFVMGHEPMSRSPQIDERDAAGMCYTSGTTGNPKGVTYTHRSTILHSLASAPKDMLDVGERDCVLPIVPMFHVNAWGLPYTCAMYGAKQVFAGVFSDGRNLAGLLQDEEVTITAGVPTIWMGLLAELDRAKAEGHPYDLHRLERLVVGGSAAPESLIRTFEERHGLRLAHAWGMTETHPLGTASKVPAGVDERSDEGYALRAKQGRPAPLVFLEILSEDGERLPHDGKTMGRLVARGPWIASGYFKGEGQGNFFTMDGELWFDTGDIATLDERGYMHIQDRAKDLIKSGGEWISSVDLENAIMAHPAVAQCAVIAMDDPKWDERPLAVVVLRPGMSVTHEEITAFLAPKFAKWWLPDATLVAESIPIGATGKFLKRELREQYRGYGNAAQRSESAPGD from the coding sequence ATGCAAGGCAACATGATGGACGTTCCGCTCACGATCCCCTTCATTCTGGAGCGGGCGCGCTCGATCTTCGCGGGGCGGGAGGTCGTGAGCCTCCTGCCAGGCGGGCGGGACGAGGCGGGCCAGCCCATTCCCCGCAAGCACCGCACGACGTACGGCGAGGTCGCCGACCGGGCGCTGCGCCTCGCGGCGGGCCTGCAAGGGCTCGGCCTGCAACCGGGCGACCGGGTGGCGACCCTCGCCGTGAACTCCTACCGCCACCTGGAGGCGTACCTGGGCGTCCCGAGCGGCGGCTTCGTGATCCACACCGTCAACATCCGGCTCCACGTCGATCAGGTGGCCTGGATTCTGGGCCATGCCGAAGACCGGGTGCTCATCGTCGAGAACGTCTTCGCCGGGTTGATCCCGGCCATCCGCGCCGCGTGCCCGAAGATCGAGCACGTGTTCGTGCTGGGTCCCACACCCGCTCCCGTCGAGGGCGCCGAGGATTACGACGCCTTCGTGATGGGGCACGAGCCGATGAGCCGCTCCCCGCAGATCGACGAGCGGGACGCGGCGGGCATGTGCTACACGAGCGGAACGACGGGCAATCCCAAGGGCGTGACGTACACGCACCGCTCGACCATCCTGCACTCGCTGGCGAGCGCACCCAAGGACATGCTCGACGTGGGCGAGCGCGACTGCGTGCTCCCCATCGTGCCCATGTTCCACGTGAACGCCTGGGGCCTGCCGTACACCTGCGCGATGTACGGGGCCAAGCAGGTCTTCGCCGGGGTCTTCAGCGACGGGCGCAACCTCGCCGGGCTGCTCCAGGACGAGGAGGTCACGATCACGGCGGGCGTGCCGACGATCTGGATGGGCCTGCTCGCCGAACTCGACCGGGCGAAGGCGGAGGGCCACCCCTACGACCTGCACCGCCTGGAGCGGCTGGTCGTGGGCGGCTCGGCGGCGCCCGAGAGCCTGATCCGCACCTTCGAGGAGCGCCACGGGCTCAGGCTCGCGCACGCCTGGGGCATGACCGAGACGCACCCGCTGGGCACGGCGAGCAAGGTCCCTGCCGGGGTGGACGAGCGCAGCGACGAGGGCTACGCCCTGCGCGCCAAGCAGGGCCGCCCCGCGCCGCTGGTGTTCCTGGAGATTCTGAGCGAGGACGGCGAGCGCCTCCCCCACGACGGCAAGACGATGGGGCGCCTCGTCGCTCGCGGACCCTGGATCGCCTCGGGGTACTTCAAGGGCGAGGGGCAGGGCAACTTCTTTACGATGGACGGCGAGCTGTGGTTCGACACCGGGGACATCGCCACCCTGGACGAGCGGGGCTACATGCACATCCAGGACCGGGCCAAGGACCTGATCAAGTCGGGCGGCGAGTGGATCAGCTCGGTGGACCTGGAAAACGCGATCATGGCCCACCCCGCCGTCGCCCAGTGCGCGGTGATCGCCATGGACGACCCCAAGTGGGACGAGCGGCCCCTGGCGGTCGTGGTCCTGCGGCCCGGCATGTCGGTCACCCACGAGGAGATCACCGCTTTCCTCGCGCCCAAATTCGCCAAGTGGTGGCTTCCCGACGCGACCCTCGTCGCCGAGAGCATCCCCATCGGCGCGACGGGCAAGTTCCTGAAGCGCGAGCTGCGCGAGCAGTACCGGGGCTACGGGAACGCGGCGCAGCGGAGCGAGTCGGCCCCGGGCGACTGA